One window of the Rufibacter radiotolerans genome contains the following:
- a CDS encoding LVIVD repeat-containing protein codes for MQPKLLLFPRRALLLLLAIFSIALSSCEDECESTITYVVQQPIYMKKTELRSSVKVQAARELHKPGKIYAYGDYLFVNEQEEGIHIIDNRNPAAPQTLSFIAIAGNVDLAVKDNILYADNYIDLVAFNIANPKEVQLVKRVENVFNLNGYFNDMASDMFLARYEAKTVTEPFTSDCSGNPNNWFWTLEDRNGGITTFSSAGMPAGGATGKGGSMARFTISGDHLYTVGTNSLQLFDISQSDNPTIGQKINLPWGVETIFPYQDKLFIGTNSGMHIFDNSNPANPVRLSTYAHVRSCDPVVVDGDRAWVTLRSGNACAGFTNQLELIDISNPRSPQLVKTYPMQNPHGLGIDQSLLFLCEGAYGLKVFDIKDPLKLNDHLVKHFKDQDAFDVIPLGYTLLMVGKDGLYQYDYRNPAQITLLSKIPVTPASN; via the coding sequence ATGCAGCCAAAACTTTTACTCTTTCCCCGGCGGGCGCTTTTGCTGCTGCTTGCTATCTTCTCCATAGCCCTTAGCTCCTGCGAAGACGAATGCGAATCTACCATCACCTATGTGGTGCAGCAACCGATATACATGAAAAAGACCGAACTGCGGTCATCGGTGAAAGTGCAGGCGGCCCGGGAATTACACAAGCCCGGGAAGATCTATGCCTACGGAGATTACCTGTTTGTGAATGAGCAGGAAGAAGGCATCCATATCATAGATAACCGCAATCCAGCCGCTCCCCAAACGCTGAGTTTTATAGCCATTGCAGGCAACGTGGACCTGGCCGTAAAAGACAATATCCTGTACGCCGACAATTACATTGACCTGGTGGCCTTTAACATTGCCAACCCCAAAGAGGTGCAGCTGGTGAAACGGGTGGAAAACGTCTTTAACCTGAACGGCTATTTCAATGACATGGCTAGTGACATGTTTCTGGCCCGGTATGAGGCCAAAACCGTAACCGAGCCCTTCACCTCAGACTGCAGCGGAAACCCTAATAATTGGTTCTGGACCCTGGAAGACCGAAACGGCGGCATAACCACCTTCTCCTCCGCAGGCATGCCAGCCGGCGGCGCAACTGGCAAAGGCGGGTCTATGGCCCGGTTCACCATCTCGGGTGATCACCTCTACACTGTGGGCACCAACTCCCTGCAACTATTTGATATCTCCCAAAGTGACAACCCTACCATTGGCCAAAAAATCAACCTGCCTTGGGGCGTGGAAACCATTTTCCCGTACCAGGATAAGCTTTTTATCGGCACCAACAGCGGCATGCACATTTTTGACAACAGCAACCCCGCCAACCCAGTGCGGCTGTCTACCTATGCCCACGTTAGAAGCTGTGACCCGGTGGTGGTAGACGGTGACCGTGCCTGGGTAACGCTGCGTTCGGGTAATGCCTGCGCCGGTTTCACCAACCAATTAGAGCTCATTGACATCAGCAATCCGCGCAGCCCGCAACTGGTGAAAACCTATCCCATGCAGAACCCGCACGGCCTGGGCATTGACCAAAGCCTGCTTTTCCTCTGCGAAGGCGCCTACGGCCTGAAGGTATTTGACATCAAAGACCCTCTTAAACTCAATGACCATCTGGTAAAGCACTTCAAGGACCAGGACGCCTTTGACGTGATTCCGCTGGGGTATACCCTGCTTATGGTGGGCAAAGACGGACTGTACCAATATGATTACCGCAACCCCGCCCAGATTACTTTACTAAGCAAAATACCGGTTACCCCCGCCAGCAACTAA
- a CDS encoding cold-shock protein, with protein MNQGTVKFFNDDKGFGFIKDSNTNQEYFVHVSGLIDEIRENDEVVYELQEGRKGLNATNVKLA; from the coding sequence ATGAATCAAGGAACAGTAAAATTCTTTAATGATGATAAAGGCTTCGGCTTCATCAAAGACAGTAACACAAATCAGGAGTACTTCGTGCACGTATCTGGTTTAATTGACGAAATCAGAGAGAATGACGAAGTAGTCTATGAGCTTCAAGAAGGAAGAAAAGGACTAAACGCCACCAACGTAAAACTGGCTTAG
- a CDS encoding glycoside hydrolase family 43 protein, with translation MRRKNKYLLFAFGLFLAGPSDLLAQALAAPVAKADKTEVYQNPLPVSFGDPYVLYDAPSKLYYMYGTGGGAKKGFMTYSSPDLVSWKSEGQVFYGNTPGSWDVKNFWAPEVYRVKNKYYMFYSADWRHNPTNELENFRIGVAVADKPTGPFKNISDKPIFDPGYPIIDANVYFHPNGKMYLYYSRCCYKHPVESEVAAWAKKTGLYQEIEESWIYGVELKPDFSGVIGEPVLLLRPPVNMKDAQSEWESRSVTSKEVNRRWTEGSYTFKHDDTYYMMYSANHFGGENYAVGYATSKSPLGPFTKATNNPVLEKNDHKGGEVSGTGHNSIAWSPDGKQMYCVYHGRTTATGKDRVVFIDPMKIQKDGKLVVEGPSTTPKTTPLSKK, from the coding sequence ATGCGTAGAAAAAACAAATACCTCCTGTTTGCCTTCGGCCTGTTTTTGGCCGGCCCATCTGATCTTTTAGCCCAGGCGCTGGCTGCCCCGGTGGCCAAGGCGGATAAAACCGAGGTTTACCAAAACCCGCTGCCCGTTTCCTTTGGAGACCCTTATGTATTATATGACGCGCCCAGCAAATTGTATTACATGTACGGCACGGGGGGCGGGGCCAAGAAAGGCTTTATGACGTATTCCTCCCCAGATTTGGTTTCCTGGAAAAGCGAAGGACAGGTTTTCTACGGCAACACCCCCGGCTCCTGGGACGTGAAAAACTTCTGGGCCCCTGAAGTGTACCGGGTCAAAAACAAATACTACATGTTCTACAGCGCCGACTGGCGCCACAACCCCACCAATGAGCTGGAGAACTTCAGGATAGGGGTAGCCGTAGCCGATAAACCCACCGGCCCTTTCAAGAACATAAGTGACAAACCTATCTTTGACCCCGGTTACCCCATCATTGACGCCAACGTGTACTTTCACCCCAACGGCAAGATGTACCTCTATTACTCCCGCTGCTGCTACAAGCACCCCGTAGAAAGTGAGGTGGCAGCCTGGGCCAAAAAGACCGGCCTGTACCAGGAAATTGAGGAAAGCTGGATCTACGGCGTAGAACTGAAGCCCGATTTCAGTGGCGTGATAGGCGAGCCGGTGCTGTTACTGAGACCGCCGGTAAACATGAAAGACGCCCAGTCTGAATGGGAAAGCCGCTCTGTAACCTCTAAAGAAGTGAATCGCCGCTGGACGGAGGGTTCCTATACCTTCAAGCACGATGACACCTATTACATGATGTACTCTGCCAACCACTTTGGCGGGGAAAACTATGCCGTGGGTTATGCTACCTCTAAAAGCCCCTTAGGTCCCTTCACCAAAGCCACCAACAACCCGGTGCTGGAGAAGAATGACCATAAAGGCGGCGAGGTGTCTGGCACGGGCCATAACAGCATTGCCTGGTCTCCGGACGGCAAACAGATGTACTGCGTGTACCACGGCCGCACCACCGCCACCGGCAAAGACCGGGTGGTGTTCATTGACCCCATGAAGATTCAGAAAGATGGCAAACTCGTGGTGGAAGGACCCAGCACCACACCCAAAACTACACCTTTGAGCAAGAAATAA
- a CDS encoding toxic anion resistance protein: MENQEITLSENKELVQQKALEISKTIDPTKPESLSAFGVETQRKLGYYSNELLTKVKAKDSGDAGAAINELLAQINMIKIDETEKPGFFSRLPFMKKITDKSKKLASQYNSVSENVDDVVVKLEKTRQSVLKDTTGLEVMFKQVVEYIHEVRALIAAGKMKIEEIESTILPQLQAEVESSGQDELVVQKLADMVAFKERLEKKVHDFMLSHTIATQSMPQIRMIQTTNDVLAQKIQNSIVTVIPVWRQQVAIALGLEKQRKALEIQKKVTDTTNEMLIKNSQMLKTNVVTAAQENERGIVDVDTLKKVNKDMVETLDAVLKISEEGSRKRAEAVKELALVQEELNSKIIGSLGSSTKSKQIES; this comes from the coding sequence ATGGAGAACCAAGAAATCACCCTGTCTGAAAACAAGGAGCTGGTCCAGCAGAAAGCGCTGGAAATCTCCAAGACCATTGACCCCACCAAACCCGAAAGCCTCAGTGCCTTTGGCGTGGAAACCCAGCGCAAACTGGGTTATTACTCCAATGAGCTCCTCACCAAGGTGAAGGCCAAAGATTCTGGAGACGCCGGGGCGGCCATCAATGAACTGTTGGCGCAGATCAACATGATTAAAATTGACGAGACCGAAAAACCCGGTTTCTTCTCGCGCCTGCCCTTCATGAAAAAGATCACCGACAAGTCTAAAAAGCTGGCCAGCCAATACAACTCCGTTTCTGAGAACGTAGATGACGTGGTGGTAAAGCTGGAGAAAACCCGCCAAAGCGTTTTAAAGGACACTACCGGGCTGGAGGTCATGTTTAAGCAGGTGGTGGAGTACATCCATGAGGTGCGCGCCCTAATTGCCGCCGGAAAGATGAAGATTGAGGAGATAGAAAGCACCATTCTTCCGCAGCTGCAGGCTGAGGTGGAAAGCAGCGGCCAGGATGAGCTGGTGGTGCAGAAACTAGCAGATATGGTGGCGTTCAAAGAGCGACTGGAGAAAAAGGTGCATGATTTCATGTTGTCTCATACCATCGCCACGCAGTCCATGCCACAGATCAGGATGATCCAGACCACCAATGACGTGCTGGCCCAGAAAATCCAGAACTCCATTGTGACCGTGATTCCGGTCTGGCGCCAGCAGGTGGCCATTGCCCTGGGGTTGGAGAAACAGCGCAAGGCCCTGGAGATCCAGAAAAAAGTGACCGACACTACCAACGAGATGCTGATCAAGAATTCCCAGATGCTAAAGACCAACGTGGTAACGGCAGCCCAGGAAAACGAACGCGGCATTGTGGACGTGGACACCCTCAAGAAAGTAAACAAAGACATGGTAGAGACCCTGGATGCCGTGCTCAAGATCTCTGAGGAAGGCAGTCGCAAGCGCGCCGAAGCCGTGAAAGAACTGGCCCTGGTGCAGGAAGAGCTCAACAGCAAGATCATTGGCAGCCTGGGCAGCAGTACTAAGTCTAAACAGATTGAAAGCTAG
- a CDS encoding COX15/CtaA family protein — MGNRQNKAIILWLLTGAFLIVAMVVIGGITRLTGSGLSMVEWKVISGAIPPLNEAEWQLAFHKYQQFPEFQKVNFSMTLSGFKQIFWWEYLHRLLGRVIGLVFIIPFLYFLATKQVKGWLLRRLLLLLMLGMGQGLMGWVMVKSGLVDNPHVSHYRLAAHLFLALALIGVILWTVADLLASGHPYQPNSKPLRSLSKVVLGAILLQILLGAFVAGLKAGFSYNSFPLMNGELYPRTQMDILTWQNFMENGPLMQFLHRWVAMAVLVLVAWFWYKSRQENLSTSTKNLINLLLASVLAQVLLGVVTLLWQIPVTLGVLHQVVAVAVFAVAVLLVHQPTDKSPEKSLSIHPLKKSYH, encoded by the coding sequence ATGGGAAACAGACAAAATAAAGCGATCATCCTTTGGCTCCTGACGGGGGCATTCTTGATAGTAGCCATGGTAGTGATTGGAGGTATCACCAGACTCACCGGTTCCGGGCTTTCTATGGTTGAGTGGAAAGTCATTTCGGGAGCCATCCCGCCGCTCAACGAAGCAGAATGGCAACTGGCCTTTCATAAATACCAGCAATTCCCTGAGTTCCAGAAGGTCAATTTCAGCATGACCCTTTCGGGGTTCAAACAGATTTTCTGGTGGGAATACCTGCACCGTCTGCTGGGCCGCGTGATTGGGCTGGTGTTTATTATCCCCTTCCTTTATTTTCTGGCAACCAAACAAGTGAAAGGCTGGTTACTACGGCGCCTGCTGCTTTTGCTGATGTTAGGCATGGGCCAGGGCCTGATGGGCTGGGTCATGGTGAAGAGTGGCCTGGTAGACAACCCGCACGTGAGCCATTACCGCCTTGCGGCCCACCTGTTCCTGGCGCTCGCCCTCATTGGCGTCATTCTCTGGACGGTGGCAGATCTTCTGGCTTCAGGCCACCCCTATCAACCCAACTCCAAGCCGCTACGGTCGCTCTCTAAGGTGGTGCTAGGTGCAATTCTCCTGCAGATCCTGCTAGGAGCTTTTGTGGCCGGTCTAAAAGCCGGTTTCTCCTATAACTCCTTTCCGCTTATGAACGGGGAGCTTTACCCTAGGACCCAAATGGACATTCTTACCTGGCAGAACTTTATGGAGAATGGGCCGCTTATGCAGTTTCTGCATCGGTGGGTAGCCATGGCGGTGCTTGTGTTGGTGGCGTGGTTCTGGTACAAATCAAGGCAGGAAAACCTTTCTACCAGCACTAAGAACCTCATCAATCTACTTTTGGCTAGCGTTTTGGCGCAGGTGCTGTTAGGGGTGGTCACCTTGCTCTGGCAAATACCCGTGACGCTAGGCGTGCTGCACCAGGTAGTGGCGGTGGCAGTATTTGCAGTAGCCGTTTTATTGGTACACCAGCCAACGGACAAGTCACCAGAGAAGTCCCTATCCATACATCCTCTGAAAAAGAGCTACCACTAA
- a CDS encoding chemotaxis protein CheB, with translation MQSKNKPFAPPKTDHYLIGIGASAGGLEAIHRLFDHFPSNSSFAFVIIQHLSPDHKSLMAELLTKHTQMQVQEAEDGMRTKPNCIYVLPSGKTLTLKNGRLHLTDQIRTREPNFAIDVFFESLAKDRGRYAIGIVLSGTGTDGTKGVRKIKAAGGMVMVQEPTSAKFDGMPKSAIETGVVDYVFPPERMPNEIIEYTRQIPLVKELVERTEEELQDEKVLEEILELICTHTQTNFKNYKQATIYRRLQKRMDLLKVYSLTDYLNYLHENPAEIKILCQEFLIGVTKFFRDEEAFEILEKETIPEIISNTTEDETIKVWATACSTGEEVYSLAILFLECFEKLGREPLVKLFATDVDQRAITVASKGVYPNSISKDIAPERLTKYFTHSHNKYTIKDHVRRLVVFAQHDLQKDPPFSRIDLITCRNMLIYFNPDLQAKVMSVFPYALKMNGYLLLGPSEHIGDLKIFFEEKNRKWKLFQKIKESKGIRQNFGVTQQTSSYSQAHSATFKNTQLARYNNLFVDAAAEEFKVTGLFIDENYQLLHGLGDYNRFLKLPEKRLQLNILHMVPKELAVTLSVDIRKVLKHLRPVGRQVLMSLNKKNVRVQISVKPISVEKDLPKVLLVLLQEIGQASPSLKTLEAHSATPDDAEYFQQLSALEHELKEAKENLHLTVQDLSTSNEELQSTNEELMSSNEELQSSNEEMQSLNEELHTVNSEHQLKIKELQELNEDLDNYIRSSNIAQLFLDHHLVIRKFTPTVRDLINIIDIDLGRPIHHLSHNFRYSRLLEDIQHVNNSLSEVEVELETNDGRYYLMRIIPYLKHNGNKDGVVLSFVDVTTLKTLSNVVQGVLNSSLNNIMAFKAVRNEDQVIVDFKWTMLNKQAEQLIGKSQAQLLQTSILPEMGFLKKSGLFKKFIQVVETGEPLHLEQHLDINGHKAWYEISGAKMGNGLTITMADITEKKISEEKIHMAYDDLKKAEEDLIKLNSQLEGRVADRTKELTDSQERFRLVSMATNDVVWDWNLITNELWWSETLQTILGYTTGEMGSGINAWFEKVHPSDRERVKQGIYEAINSGQDQWVDEFKMARADGSYASLYNRAYILHNEYQIPHRVLGSFIDLSDLKDTQEKLQDTNSHLLRVIEDLDNFVYTASHDLKAPIHNIEALLRELQIELPEENVETESVKQIIGMMDGAVERFKRTISNLTEITKLQNENSPEATSVDLAEVTREVTMDLDRIIKKADARLEINIPSHTFISFSKKNLRSIVYNLLSNAIKYRSPNRPPVVTLSCHIEEEYVVMEVKDNGLGMSKEHQDQLFTMFKRFHDHVDGSGIGLYMVKKIIDNAGARIKVESTVDQGSTFSIYFKRD, from the coding sequence ATGCAATCTAAGAATAAGCCGTTTGCCCCCCCTAAAACTGATCATTACCTTATAGGCATTGGCGCGTCTGCCGGTGGCTTAGAGGCCATTCACAGATTGTTTGATCATTTCCCCAGCAATTCCAGCTTCGCTTTTGTCATTATCCAGCACCTGTCGCCGGACCATAAAAGCTTAATGGCGGAGTTGCTCACCAAGCACACCCAAATGCAGGTGCAGGAGGCCGAGGACGGCATGCGCACCAAGCCTAACTGCATTTACGTGCTGCCCAGCGGGAAAACCCTTACCCTTAAAAACGGTCGTCTTCACCTTACAGACCAGATACGCACCAGGGAGCCCAACTTTGCCATAGACGTCTTTTTTGAATCTCTGGCCAAAGACCGGGGCCGCTACGCTATTGGCATTGTGCTGTCTGGTACCGGCACAGACGGCACCAAGGGGGTGCGTAAGATCAAGGCCGCGGGTGGTATGGTCATGGTGCAGGAGCCTACTTCGGCTAAGTTTGACGGCATGCCCAAAAGCGCCATTGAGACCGGCGTGGTTGACTACGTGTTCCCGCCGGAGCGCATGCCCAATGAGATCATAGAATACACCCGCCAGATTCCGCTGGTAAAAGAACTGGTGGAACGTACCGAGGAGGAACTCCAAGACGAGAAAGTGCTGGAAGAGATTCTGGAGCTGATCTGTACCCACACCCAGACCAATTTCAAGAACTACAAGCAGGCCACCATTTACCGCCGGCTGCAGAAGCGCATGGACCTGCTCAAGGTCTACAGCCTCACAGATTACCTCAACTACCTACATGAAAACCCCGCCGAGATCAAGATCCTTTGCCAGGAATTCCTGATTGGGGTGACTAAGTTTTTCAGGGATGAAGAGGCGTTTGAGATTCTGGAGAAAGAGACCATCCCGGAGATCATCAGTAATACCACGGAGGACGAGACCATAAAAGTGTGGGCTACTGCCTGCAGCACCGGCGAGGAAGTGTACTCTCTGGCCATTCTGTTTCTGGAGTGTTTTGAGAAATTGGGGCGTGAACCCTTGGTCAAGCTGTTTGCCACCGACGTGGACCAAAGAGCCATTACCGTGGCCTCTAAGGGCGTTTACCCCAACTCTATTTCTAAAGACATTGCCCCGGAGCGGCTGACCAAATATTTTACCCACAGCCACAACAAATACACCATTAAAGACCATGTGCGGCGGCTGGTGGTGTTCGCACAACATGACCTGCAGAAAGACCCGCCTTTCAGCCGCATAGACCTGATCACCTGCCGGAACATGCTCATTTACTTTAACCCAGACCTTCAGGCCAAAGTCATGTCTGTGTTTCCGTACGCCTTAAAAATGAACGGCTATCTGCTGCTAGGGCCTAGTGAGCATATTGGGGACCTTAAAATATTTTTTGAAGAGAAAAACCGCAAGTGGAAACTCTTCCAGAAAATAAAGGAAAGCAAGGGAATCCGGCAAAACTTTGGTGTGACCCAGCAAACCTCTTCCTATTCGCAGGCCCACAGCGCCACCTTTAAGAATACGCAACTGGCGCGCTACAACAACCTCTTTGTTGATGCCGCAGCCGAGGAATTTAAAGTTACCGGGCTTTTCATAGATGAGAACTACCAGCTGTTGCATGGCCTGGGAGACTATAACCGGTTTCTGAAATTACCCGAAAAACGCCTGCAGCTCAATATTCTGCACATGGTGCCCAAGGAACTGGCCGTGACGCTGAGCGTAGACATAAGAAAGGTGTTGAAGCACCTTAGGCCCGTAGGCCGGCAGGTGCTCATGAGCCTTAATAAAAAGAATGTACGGGTCCAGATTTCGGTGAAGCCCATCTCTGTGGAGAAGGATTTGCCTAAAGTACTGCTGGTGCTATTGCAGGAAATTGGGCAGGCAAGCCCCTCGCTTAAAACCCTGGAGGCCCACTCGGCTACTCCAGATGATGCAGAGTATTTCCAGCAGCTTTCGGCCCTGGAGCATGAACTGAAGGAGGCCAAGGAAAACCTTCACCTTACTGTGCAGGACCTTAGCACTTCTAATGAAGAACTACAGTCTACCAATGAGGAACTCATGTCCTCCAACGAGGAGTTGCAGAGTTCCAATGAAGAGATGCAGTCACTTAATGAGGAACTACACACCGTCAATTCTGAGCATCAGCTTAAAATAAAGGAACTGCAGGAGCTTAATGAAGACCTGGATAACTACATCCGCAGCTCCAACATTGCCCAGCTGTTCCTGGACCATCACCTGGTTATCCGGAAGTTCACGCCCACGGTGCGGGACCTCATCAATATCATTGACATTGACTTAGGCCGTCCAATCCACCACCTCTCCCACAATTTCAGGTACTCCCGCCTGCTGGAAGACATCCAGCACGTGAACAACTCCCTGTCTGAGGTGGAGGTGGAGCTGGAAACCAATGACGGAAGGTACTATTTGATGCGCATTATCCCCTATCTCAAGCACAACGGCAACAAAGATGGGGTGGTGCTGAGCTTTGTGGACGTTACCACGCTTAAGACCCTGAGCAACGTGGTGCAAGGCGTTTTGAACAGCTCCCTTAACAACATTATGGCCTTTAAAGCGGTGCGCAATGAGGACCAGGTCATTGTGGACTTTAAGTGGACCATGCTCAACAAGCAGGCCGAGCAGCTGATAGGGAAATCTCAGGCGCAACTCCTGCAAACCAGCATTCTACCGGAAATGGGTTTCCTGAAGAAAAGCGGCCTGTTCAAGAAATTCATTCAGGTGGTAGAGACGGGGGAGCCCTTGCACCTGGAACAGCACCTGGACATTAACGGCCATAAGGCCTGGTATGAGATTTCGGGCGCCAAAATGGGCAATGGCCTCACCATTACCATGGCCGATATCACCGAGAAGAAGATCAGCGAAGAGAAAATCCACATGGCCTATGATGACCTCAAAAAGGCCGAGGAAGACCTCATTAAACTTAACAGCCAACTGGAAGGCCGCGTAGCAGACCGCACCAAGGAACTCACTGATAGCCAGGAGCGCTTTAGGCTAGTCTCAATGGCCACCAATGACGTGGTCTGGGACTGGAACCTGATCACCAATGAACTTTGGTGGAGTGAGACCCTGCAGACCATTCTGGGCTACACCACCGGCGAGATGGGCTCCGGCATAAACGCCTGGTTTGAAAAGGTACACCCCAGTGACCGGGAACGGGTAAAACAGGGTATCTACGAGGCCATTAACAGTGGGCAGGACCAGTGGGTAGATGAGTTCAAGATGGCCCGCGCCGATGGCTCCTATGCCTCGCTCTACAACCGCGCCTATATTCTGCACAATGAGTACCAGATCCCGCACCGGGTGCTGGGCTCCTTCATTGATTTGTCTGACTTAAAAGACACCCAGGAGAAACTGCAGGACACCAACAGCCACCTGCTCAGGGTAATTGAGGACCTGGACAACTTTGTCTACACCGCCTCGCATGACCTCAAAGCCCCCATCCACAACATTGAGGCCCTGCTGCGTGAACTCCAGATTGAGCTGCCCGAGGAAAACGTAGAAACTGAAAGCGTGAAGCAGATCATAGGCATGATGGACGGCGCTGTAGAGCGCTTTAAACGCACCATCAGTAACCTCACAGAGATCACCAAACTCCAGAACGAAAACAGCCCGGAGGCTACCTCTGTGGATCTGGCGGAAGTAACCCGCGAGGTGACCATGGACCTGGACCGCATCATCAAGAAGGCTGATGCCCGGCTGGAGATCAATATTCCGTCGCACACATTCATCTCCTTTTCCAAGAAGAACCTGCGCAGCATTGTCTATAACCTGCTCTCCAACGCCATTAAATACCGGTCTCCTAACCGGCCACCAGTGGTAACCCTCTCCTGCCACATAGAAGAAGAATATGTGGTTATGGAGGTAAAGGACAATGGACTGGGCATGAGCAAAGAGCACCAGGACCAACTCTTTACCATGTTCAAGCGCTTCCATGACCACGTAGACGGTTCTGGCATTGGCCTGTACATGGTTAAGAAAATCATTGACAACGCCGGGGCCAGAATAAAAGTGGAAAGTACCGTAGACCAGGGCTCCACCTTCAGCATCTATTTTAAGCGAGACTAA
- a CDS encoding GAF domain-containing protein: protein MESKKAPIDVSIEKDYDSPLCGSIPLHLVNLIQPHGLLLTLDKENFELVQVSENLENFMGLPVNELLGQPLSHFLPADQFEFLRDKIENQSNRDKIPFHLTLKGSDREVSFIAQLHLKPEYALIELEVNLQPTAKDSFMALYQEIKHITSLFKQSRSTQEIAQIVTEEIKRLTGFDRVLAYQFDPNWNGIVVGQSKVEDMDDYMDLRFPASDVPKQARDLYFRNPYRLIPARDYQPVRLLPVINPITNRFTDLSDSTLRSVAPVHLEYLTNLKVQASMSVALIIEDKLWGLISCHNKTPKNPGFEVRAAMELLCNVVSVQIAAKEREVAIELRSHLRGIHARLLEQIYTTANFAEALVSGDCVLQELFNLSGAAILFEGGIWTCGQVPSQQELKELIYWLKRSKSEKTFATDTLPGQYVRAKDYKEVASGLLVIPINSEQGEYILGFRPEVLQTISWGGNPDNAIQMEPDGKTYHPRNSFATYQQTVKNTSLPWLAEELEAAEVLRAAVLEKIIKERY from the coding sequence ATGGAAAGCAAAAAAGCCCCTATAGACGTAAGCATTGAAAAGGATTATGACTCTCCGCTCTGCGGAAGCATTCCGCTGCACTTGGTCAACCTGATTCAACCGCACGGCCTATTACTTACCCTGGACAAGGAAAACTTTGAGTTAGTGCAGGTCAGCGAGAATCTGGAAAACTTCATGGGCCTGCCCGTGAATGAACTGCTGGGCCAACCCCTCTCTCACTTCCTGCCTGCAGACCAATTTGAATTCCTACGGGATAAAATAGAAAACCAGAGCAACCGCGACAAGATCCCCTTTCACCTGACCTTAAAAGGAAGCGACAGAGAGGTATCCTTTATTGCCCAGCTGCATCTAAAGCCTGAGTATGCGCTCATAGAATTGGAAGTGAATCTGCAGCCGACGGCCAAAGACTCGTTCATGGCCCTATACCAGGAAATCAAGCATATCACCTCCCTCTTTAAGCAATCCAGAAGCACACAGGAGATTGCCCAGATTGTGACCGAAGAGATAAAACGGCTTACCGGTTTTGACCGGGTGCTGGCGTATCAGTTTGACCCTAACTGGAATGGGATTGTGGTGGGCCAGAGCAAGGTAGAGGACATGGATGACTACATGGACCTCCGTTTCCCGGCCTCAGACGTGCCCAAACAAGCCCGAGACCTTTATTTCAGGAATCCTTACCGGTTAATTCCCGCCCGTGATTACCAGCCGGTGCGCCTGCTTCCGGTCATAAACCCCATCACCAACCGCTTTACAGACCTGTCAGATTCCACCCTTCGCAGCGTGGCCCCCGTGCACCTGGAATACCTCACCAACCTAAAGGTACAGGCGTCTATGTCGGTGGCGCTGATTATTGAGGACAAGCTTTGGGGGCTGATCAGTTGCCACAACAAAACCCCTAAAAACCCAGGTTTTGAGGTACGCGCGGCTATGGAATTGCTTTGCAACGTGGTCTCTGTACAGATTGCGGCCAAAGAGCGGGAAGTTGCCATTGAACTGAGGTCTCACCTTAGGGGAATACATGCCAGGCTGTTGGAGCAGATCTATACCACCGCTAATTTTGCAGAGGCCTTGGTATCTGGCGATTGCGTGTTACAGGAGCTTTTCAACCTATCAGGCGCCGCTATTCTCTTTGAAGGAGGCATCTGGACCTGTGGCCAGGTACCCAGCCAACAGGAGCTCAAGGAACTTATCTACTGGTTAAAGAGAAGCAAGTCAGAGAAAACATTCGCTACTGACACGCTGCCTGGCCAGTATGTGCGGGCCAAAGACTACAAAGAGGTAGCCAGCGGGTTACTGGTCATCCCTATCAACTCTGAGCAGGGAGAGTACATTCTGGGCTTCAGGCCAGAGGTACTGCAGACCATCAGTTGGGGCGGAAACCCAGACAATGCCATCCAGATGGAGCCAGACGGAAAAACCTACCACCCGCGCAATTCCTTCGCCACGTACCAGCAAACCGTCAAAAACACCTCCCTTCCCTGGCTAGCCGAGGAATTGGAGGCCGCTGAGGTGTTAAGAGCTGCCGTTTTAGAAAAAATTATCAAAGAAAGGTACTAG